The proteins below come from a single Drosophila miranda strain MSH22 chromosome Y unlocalized genomic scaffold, D.miranda_PacBio2.1 Contig_Y1_pilon, whole genome shotgun sequence genomic window:
- the LOC117191019 gene encoding V-type proton ATPase 16 kDa proteolipid subunit-like encodes MYDAGLQETSPPYAIFLGGVGAATAIIFPALGAAYGTAVSGMGIAQMAVSKPEMLMKSLIPVVMAGIIAIYGLVVSVLIAGSINDGYTVHDGFIHLGAGLSVGLPGLAAGIAIGIAGDAGVRGTGQQPRLFVGMILILIFAEVLGLYGLIVAIYLYTKM; translated from the coding sequence ATGTACGACGCTGGACTACAAGAGACCAGCCCGCCATATGCGATCTTTCTAGGGGGTGTTGGGGCCGCGACTGCCATTATATTCCCCGCCCTTGGAGCTGCTTACGGCACTGCAGTGTCCGGCATGGGTATTGCCCAAATGGCTGTGTCCAAGCCAGAGATGCTGATGAAGTCTCTCATACCGGTGGTTATGGCGGGAATTATCGCCATCTACGGCTTGGTCGTCTCCGTGCTGATCGCGGGCTCTATCAACGATGGCTACACCGTTCACGACGGCTTCATCCACCTCGGCGCCGGCCTGTCCGTGGGCCTGCCCGGACTCGCTGCAGGAATCGCCATCGGCATTGCTGGGGATGCAGGCGTCAGGGGAACGGGCCAGCAGCCGCGACTCTTTGTCGGCATGATACTGATCCTCATCTTCGCCGAAGTCCTGGGTCTCTACGGGCTGATTGTTGCCATTTATTTATACACGAAGATGTAG